Proteins co-encoded in one Spirosoma endbachense genomic window:
- a CDS encoding amidohydrolase family protein has product MFTSSGRPLCIIGNVVDGQGRESVKTILVQNGRITAVQPGKVPFDLPNLIRLELADNETVLPGLINLHVHSEYNVFPLWQSPAVWSNRFQWRNNEQYIKDIKNFKEYIEANWQQESFDFIQSVLQPPNTGNHPPLSAAAVAAAMKEVQKLHGIVTELQAVAGGTTLVQQTIKLENDGKIPNFIIRDTTDPGELGIPQTKRVFSVVDFVRPGPNFDAPGSPDLADDDTSSWPMMRHPSFDDFLSSVREGNNRYYACIAHIAEGRAGYLQRGNPDGFSRREFTEFRRALADPAYTAFLKTANLTLTHACGLDYSDNETLDFLRENHISVVWSPVSNLILYRDTIPVKTLLNHGINVCLGSDWAPSGSKHVWDEFKFARHFCDMLALSVSDAQLLAMMTQNPATALGSLKVGSIQAGYNADFFILRKQTPEQPALAALHTQDDRSVRCTIVNGRIVYGDKDLIDNSLSVDYQRIPASEGQVASQKVVSINSSLNFDLIKAISQTDLLMSHYTNKVVNQPWLQRTRLLSADDFVYQRRINQLKADLTDLIR; this is encoded by the coding sequence ATGTTTACTTCCTCTGGTCGCCCTTTATGCATAATCGGTAATGTAGTCGATGGTCAGGGCCGCGAATCCGTTAAAACAATTCTTGTTCAAAACGGACGGATTACAGCTGTGCAACCTGGGAAAGTCCCCTTCGACTTGCCCAACCTGATTCGATTGGAGCTGGCTGATAATGAGACTGTTTTGCCCGGATTGATCAATTTACATGTTCATTCGGAATATAACGTTTTTCCACTTTGGCAAAGCCCCGCTGTTTGGAGTAATCGCTTTCAATGGCGCAACAATGAGCAATATATCAAGGATATAAAAAATTTCAAGGAGTACATTGAAGCCAATTGGCAGCAGGAATCGTTCGACTTTATTCAATCTGTTCTTCAACCGCCCAATACAGGGAATCATCCTCCATTATCAGCTGCTGCCGTAGCTGCCGCGATGAAGGAGGTACAGAAGCTGCATGGTATCGTTACCGAATTACAGGCCGTTGCCGGTGGAACTACGCTCGTTCAGCAGACGATTAAACTGGAAAATGATGGCAAGATTCCCAACTTCATTATTCGAGATACGACGGACCCTGGTGAATTGGGTATTCCTCAGACCAAAAGAGTTTTTTCAGTCGTTGATTTTGTAAGGCCAGGGCCGAATTTTGATGCGCCCGGTTCGCCGGACCTGGCTGATGACGATACCAGCTCATGGCCTATGATGCGCCATCCGAGTTTTGACGATTTTCTAAGCTCAGTGCGGGAAGGAAATAATCGTTATTATGCCTGTATTGCTCACATCGCTGAAGGCAGAGCGGGTTATCTTCAGCGGGGTAACCCGGATGGGTTCAGTCGCCGGGAGTTCACCGAATTTCGACGCGCACTTGCTGATCCAGCTTATACGGCGTTTCTGAAAACAGCAAATTTAACCCTTACGCATGCGTGTGGATTAGATTATTCCGACAATGAAACGCTCGATTTTCTGCGCGAGAACCATATAAGTGTAGTGTGGTCGCCGGTGTCGAATTTGATCCTGTATCGCGACACCATTCCCGTTAAAACGCTCCTGAATCATGGCATAAATGTCTGTTTAGGGTCAGACTGGGCACCCAGTGGCAGTAAGCACGTTTGGGATGAATTTAAATTTGCCCGCCATTTCTGCGATATGCTGGCATTATCTGTAAGTGATGCACAACTGCTGGCCATGATGACGCAAAATCCGGCAACGGCTTTAGGGAGTCTCAAGGTTGGTTCTATTCAGGCGGGTTATAATGCCGATTTTTTCATTTTACGTAAGCAGACACCTGAGCAACCGGCTTTGGCCGCTTTACATACGCAGGATGATCGTTCGGTACGTTGTACGATCGTGAATGGACGAATCGTATATGGCGACAAAGACCTGATCGACAATAGCCTATCAGTCGATTATCAGCGAATTCCTGCCAGTGAAGGGCAGGTAGCTTCGCAAAAAGTCGTCAGTATAAATTCGAGCCTAAACTTCGATCTGATCAAGGCGATAAGTCAGACCGATCTGTTGATGTCGCACTACACGAACAAAGTCGTTAATCAGCCGTGGCTTCAACGAACACGGTTACTTTCAGCCGATGATTTTGTTTACCAACGTAGGATCAACCAATTGAAAGCCGATTTGACCGACTTGATCAGATGA
- a CDS encoding sodium/sugar symporter: MKLGLETVDYVIFLVYFIIVATYGYWVYKHKGKQTADSKDFFLAEGSLTWWAIGASIIASNISAEQFIGMSGQAFQLGLAISVYELVGGLSLVIIAIYFLPMYINNKIYTMPQFLQMRYDKRLATIMAVFWLFLYILVNLTSIIYLGALSLEKMTGFDFMACAVFLTVFAVFITLGGMKVIGYTDVIQVVCLVVGGLATTYLALSLLSDKVGTGDGVFEGLSLIRQKADHHLHMVFQKGTYFVHDGRGGKIDAYNQLPGLMMFLIGGQWIVNFNYFGCNQYMIQRALGADLSTARNGVLFAAFLKLMMPFIVVLPGLAAYVLFQENADAAIVQGITDNNIVKPDNAYPVLLNILPTGLKGLSFAALTAAIVASLAGKANSISTIYMLDIHKKYINPNISEKQTVWLGRVAIVVSFIIALVISPFLKNFGQGFEYIQEYTGFISPGILCIFLLGMFWKRASSNGALAAAVLSIPLSTLFKYQLPDMPFLNRMGTVFWICVAVHVTISLIESKGQSNPKAFVVNSNWFKTTASFRFGAIAVCGLLALVYVIFW; the protein is encoded by the coding sequence ATGAAACTCGGACTCGAAACCGTCGATTACGTCATCTTCCTGGTCTATTTCATTATCGTAGCCACCTACGGTTATTGGGTATACAAGCACAAAGGCAAACAAACCGCCGACTCGAAGGACTTTTTTCTGGCTGAAGGGTCGCTAACGTGGTGGGCCATTGGAGCGTCTATCATTGCCTCGAATATTTCGGCCGAGCAATTTATCGGAATGAGTGGACAGGCTTTTCAGTTAGGGCTGGCTATTTCGGTCTATGAACTGGTTGGGGGCTTATCGCTGGTGATCATCGCCATTTATTTTTTGCCGATGTACATCAACAACAAGATTTATACCATGCCGCAGTTTTTGCAGATGCGCTACGACAAGCGGCTGGCAACCATCATGGCGGTATTCTGGCTGTTTCTCTACATTCTGGTCAATCTGACGTCCATTATCTATCTGGGAGCACTGAGTCTGGAGAAGATGACGGGTTTCGATTTTATGGCCTGTGCCGTATTCCTGACCGTTTTTGCCGTATTCATTACCCTGGGTGGTATGAAAGTGATCGGGTATACCGATGTTATTCAGGTCGTTTGTCTGGTTGTGGGCGGACTGGCAACAACCTATCTGGCACTGAGTTTGCTATCCGACAAAGTTGGAACGGGCGACGGAGTTTTTGAAGGATTAAGTCTGATTCGTCAGAAGGCGGATCACCACCTGCATATGGTTTTCCAAAAAGGTACGTATTTTGTTCACGACGGACGGGGAGGCAAAATAGATGCCTATAACCAGCTTCCCGGCCTGATGATGTTTCTGATTGGTGGTCAGTGGATTGTCAATTTTAACTACTTTGGCTGCAATCAATACATGATCCAGCGCGCTTTGGGAGCCGATCTGAGTACCGCCCGCAACGGTGTTTTATTTGCGGCCTTCCTGAAACTGATGATGCCATTCATTGTGGTACTACCCGGTTTGGCGGCCTATGTACTCTTTCAGGAAAATGCCGATGCCGCGATCGTACAGGGCATTACTGATAATAACATTGTCAAACCTGACAACGCCTATCCTGTATTGCTCAATATCCTGCCAACGGGTCTGAAAGGGCTTTCCTTTGCCGCTCTGACGGCGGCAATTGTTGCGTCGCTCGCCGGAAAGGCCAATAGTATCTCAACGATTTATATGCTCGACATCCATAAGAAGTATATAAACCCGAATATCAGCGAAAAACAGACGGTCTGGCTGGGCCGGGTAGCAATTGTGGTGTCGTTTATCATTGCCCTGGTCATTAGCCCGTTCCTGAAAAACTTCGGACAGGGTTTCGAGTACATTCAGGAGTATACAGGATTTATTTCACCGGGTATTCTGTGCATCTTCCTGCTGGGTATGTTCTGGAAACGAGCCTCATCGAATGGAGCGTTGGCCGCTGCGGTGCTCAGTATACCGCTATCGACTTTGTTTAAGTACCAGCTACCCGATATGCCGTTCCTGAACCGTATGGGTACTGTATTCTGGATTTGTGTGGCCGTTCATGTCACAATCAGCCTGATCGAATCGAAGGGACAATCTAATCCGAAGGCCTTTGTTGTCAACAGCAACTGGTTCAAAACAACAGCATCATTCCGGTTTGGGGCCATAGCCGTTTGCGGATTATTAGCGCTGGTATACGTTATATTTTGGTAG
- a CDS encoding aldose epimerase family protein translates to MKILTQLVAVALLTGCFLMTSCSSTSKNTTDDSQKAGIEKAAFGQLPDGQTADLYTLRNAAGMTAQITNYGGIVVSLLTPDKAGKFEEVTLRFDSLATYVKGNPFFGALVGRYGNRIAKGKFTLDGKPYSLLVNNMGNHLHGGKIGFDKVLWAATPVDGEEPALKLAYTSKDGEEGYPGNLAVEVTYTLTKDNALKIDYQATTDKPTVVNLTNHTYFNLTGGPKRDILDHVVTLNADRFLPVDKTMIPTGELKPVAGTAFDFTKPEVVGARINDSSDVQIKYGKGYDHCWIINGPSDSLRLAATVYEPTSGRVMEVLTTEPAVQFYTSNNMSGKAVGPGGIVYKKRDALCLETQHYPDSPNQSSFPTTVLRPGKTYKTTTEYRFSTK, encoded by the coding sequence ATGAAAATCTTAACTCAACTAGTAGCTGTTGCCCTGCTTACGGGCTGTTTCCTGATGACCTCCTGTTCTTCTACTTCGAAAAATACGACTGACGACAGCCAGAAAGCCGGTATTGAAAAGGCAGCCTTTGGGCAATTGCCCGATGGACAGACCGCTGATCTGTACACGCTCCGCAACGCAGCCGGAATGACTGCCCAGATCACGAACTATGGCGGCATTGTGGTGTCGTTATTGACCCCCGATAAGGCCGGAAAATTTGAGGAGGTTACCTTGCGATTTGATTCACTGGCGACTTACGTAAAAGGGAACCCATTCTTTGGTGCACTGGTCGGGCGATATGGCAACCGGATCGCCAAGGGCAAATTTACGCTTGATGGAAAGCCTTACTCCCTGCTTGTCAATAACATGGGTAATCATCTGCACGGTGGTAAAATTGGTTTCGATAAAGTGCTTTGGGCAGCTACGCCCGTCGATGGCGAGGAGCCCGCACTCAAGCTGGCCTATACATCAAAAGATGGCGAAGAGGGTTATCCCGGAAATTTAGCCGTTGAGGTTACCTATACATTGACAAAAGACAACGCGCTGAAGATCGATTATCAGGCAACAACCGATAAACCAACCGTTGTTAACCTGACGAATCACACGTATTTCAACCTGACAGGTGGCCCCAAACGCGACATTCTTGATCACGTAGTAACGCTGAATGCCGACCGGTTTCTACCCGTCGATAAAACCATGATTCCAACCGGCGAATTGAAGCCAGTTGCGGGTACTGCCTTCGATTTCACCAAGCCTGAAGTAGTTGGCGCACGCATCAACGATTCGAGCGATGTGCAGATTAAATATGGGAAAGGCTACGACCATTGCTGGATAATAAACGGCCCGAGCGATTCATTGCGATTGGCGGCTACCGTCTATGAACCAACCAGCGGTCGGGTTATGGAAGTCCTTACTACGGAGCCTGCTGTGCAATTTTATACCAGTAATAACATGAGCGGTAAAGCGGTAGGGCCAGGTGGTATCGTCTATAAAAAGCGTGATGCCCTATGCCTGGAAACCCAGCATTACCCCGATTCACCGAATCAGTCGTCTTTCCCGACCACTGTTCTCCGACCGGGTAAGACGTATAAAACGACCACCGAATACCGATTCTCTACGAAGTAA
- a CDS encoding ThuA domain-containing protein, translating into MFSPLTSSKTWLRLLGAAGASVGLYACLSTQAVTNQAGSNSLATTLTPTSSESTNTVAPGWARPGWANPPRVLVFSKTKGWKHTSIPFGIAAIQKLGKENNFQVDTTKNADYFNDDSLKHYQAVVFLSTTGNVLNQVQQAAFERFIQAGGGYMGIHAAADTEYDWPWYNKLVGGYFASHPSNSNVRKATVDVTDKSHISTAHLPDHWERTDEWYNYRSFYSDLKVLANLDENTYDGGINGSNHPIAWYHNFDGGRAFYTGGGHEDSSFSEPLFVQHILGGLKWAMGDGKALDYSKSYAVVMPEENRFVKTVLVNDLNEPMELAVAPDGRVFFTERSGNLSVYNTKTNEGKVMHKFAVATKQGFGVQGVTLDPNFTSNHYLYVYYSPNTDKDPTYHLSRFVVKADNTLDLASEKIVLKIPGEFEASAHHGGSLAWDKEGNLFLSTGDNTNPFPSNGYAPIDERADHLTLDAQRTAANTNDLRGKVLRIHPQPDGTYTVPDGNLFPKGTAQTRPEIYTMGLRNPYRIAVNPKTSVLYWGEIGPDAGKDSTIGPRGYDEFNQAKKPGNYGWPLFIGNSQPYPDLDFATNVTGPLFDPKAPVNSSPNNTGLKNLPPTTSAMIWYPYAASKEFPELSLGGRSAMAGEFYTYDKNSSSKTKFPEYYDGALFIFDWMRNWVVDVRFDKDENYVRNEPFMAANGDFRRPIDLAFGKDGVMYMLEYGSVYGADNDDARLVKIEYNTGNRAPIARAMVVDSIATAQRNARSYLTSDGRNAPVIREAVGQAPLRVKFSGRGTDLDDDALTYQWLFDGKTVGATQVNATHVYTQPGVYNAILKVTDQTGKVGKDTIVVKVGNARPDVAITTTGNKSFFWEGKPFTYSVKVADKEDKQIDPKKIQVLYAYSPQPGAAPTAGPQQGHQDLAAIGNGTLGKTLIASSDCKACHTIDKPSVGPTFVAVASRYKGQPGTVERLARKIIEGGGGSWSKDHLMSAHPQIPVQDAQEMVKYIFSLTDKQNQKAVPLQGTLALNEHKAEDARGQYTLLASYTDNGGKVVGPLTSTDVVTLRNAKVKTLNADAYVGFPRWGNRLAAGNHKAYVLLKDIDLTNIKSLTYDYSSVNKDGEIEIRLDSYAAPVVSRTAYKATGDWKTNKEVIGSFDKPITGKHDVYIVVVKRDKPNDNIIQLNSIQFNE; encoded by the coding sequence ATGTTTTCCCCATTGACATCCAGTAAAACCTGGCTCCGCCTGCTTGGAGCGGCCGGAGCTTCTGTTGGCCTTTATGCCTGCCTCAGTACGCAAGCAGTTACGAATCAGGCCGGAAGTAACTCGTTAGCAACAACCCTTACCCCAACATCCTCTGAATCAACAAACACAGTCGCTCCTGGCTGGGCCCGTCCAGGCTGGGCCAATCCACCCCGCGTGCTGGTCTTCTCAAAAACGAAAGGCTGGAAACACACGTCCATTCCGTTCGGGATTGCAGCCATTCAGAAGCTTGGCAAGGAAAATAACTTTCAGGTCGATACGACTAAAAATGCTGACTATTTTAACGACGATAGCCTGAAGCACTATCAGGCCGTGGTGTTTCTGAGCACAACGGGTAATGTGCTGAACCAGGTCCAGCAGGCTGCGTTTGAGCGCTTTATTCAGGCCGGTGGCGGTTATATGGGCATTCACGCAGCTGCTGATACGGAATATGACTGGCCCTGGTATAATAAGCTGGTGGGCGGGTATTTTGCGAGCCATCCCAGCAACTCCAATGTTCGCAAGGCTACCGTAGACGTAACCGATAAAAGCCATATTTCCACGGCTCACCTGCCCGATCATTGGGAGCGTACAGACGAATGGTATAACTATCGTTCTTTTTATTCTGATCTGAAGGTGCTGGCCAATCTGGACGAGAACACCTACGACGGCGGTATCAATGGCAGCAATCACCCGATTGCCTGGTATCATAATTTTGATGGCGGCCGGGCATTTTATACCGGAGGTGGTCACGAAGATTCCAGCTTTAGTGAGCCCTTATTTGTTCAACATATACTGGGCGGGTTGAAATGGGCAATGGGCGATGGTAAGGCGCTGGATTACAGTAAGTCGTATGCCGTTGTGATGCCGGAAGAGAACCGCTTTGTGAAAACGGTACTGGTCAATGACCTGAATGAGCCAATGGAGTTGGCAGTAGCCCCCGATGGCAGAGTGTTTTTTACCGAGCGGAGCGGAAACCTGTCGGTTTATAACACAAAGACAAACGAGGGTAAAGTCATGCATAAGTTTGCCGTGGCTACAAAACAGGGGTTTGGTGTTCAGGGAGTTACGCTTGATCCGAACTTCACGAGCAACCACTACCTCTACGTATATTATTCGCCCAATACCGATAAAGATCCAACATACCACTTGTCGCGATTTGTGGTTAAGGCCGATAATACACTCGATCTGGCTTCTGAAAAAATAGTACTGAAAATCCCCGGCGAATTTGAAGCCAGCGCGCACCACGGCGGCTCTCTGGCCTGGGATAAGGAAGGGAACCTCTTTCTGTCGACCGGCGATAATACCAACCCATTCCCTTCGAACGGCTATGCGCCTATCGACGAACGGGCCGATCACCTGACGCTCGATGCGCAACGTACAGCGGCCAATACGAATGATCTGAGAGGTAAAGTCTTACGTATTCATCCTCAGCCCGATGGTACTTACACGGTTCCTGATGGTAATCTATTCCCGAAAGGCACTGCCCAAACCCGTCCGGAAATTTACACGATGGGGCTACGTAACCCGTATCGAATTGCGGTCAACCCGAAAACATCCGTGTTGTATTGGGGTGAAATTGGCCCCGATGCGGGTAAAGACAGTACAATAGGGCCACGCGGCTATGATGAGTTCAATCAGGCCAAGAAGCCCGGTAATTATGGCTGGCCACTGTTTATTGGCAATAGTCAGCCTTACCCTGATCTTGACTTTGCAACGAATGTTACCGGCCCGCTTTTCGACCCGAAAGCCCCGGTCAACAGTTCACCCAACAATACGGGTCTTAAAAATCTACCGCCTACTACGTCGGCAATGATCTGGTATCCCTATGCGGCTTCCAAGGAATTTCCAGAGCTGAGCCTTGGCGGACGGAGTGCGATGGCCGGTGAATTTTATACGTATGACAAAAACTCGTCATCTAAAACCAAATTCCCCGAATACTACGATGGCGCTTTGTTTATCTTCGACTGGATGCGCAATTGGGTAGTCGATGTTCGGTTTGATAAAGACGAAAACTATGTTCGTAATGAGCCATTTATGGCGGCCAATGGCGACTTCCGGCGCCCAATCGATCTGGCCTTCGGGAAAGATGGCGTGATGTATATGCTCGAATACGGTTCTGTTTACGGAGCTGATAACGACGATGCGCGGCTGGTGAAAATCGAGTATAACACGGGTAATCGGGCTCCCATCGCCAGAGCCATGGTTGTCGATTCGATAGCGACAGCACAACGTAATGCCCGTTCTTACCTGACCTCTGACGGCCGCAATGCACCCGTTATTCGGGAAGCTGTAGGGCAGGCTCCCCTGCGGGTGAAGTTCAGCGGGCGGGGAACCGATCTGGACGATGATGCCCTCACATATCAATGGTTATTTGATGGCAAGACTGTTGGCGCTACCCAGGTCAATGCGACCCATGTTTACACACAACCCGGTGTTTATAATGCCATTCTGAAAGTAACGGATCAGACGGGAAAGGTTGGCAAGGACACGATTGTTGTTAAGGTCGGTAACGCCAGGCCCGATGTAGCCATTACGACAACGGGTAATAAATCATTTTTCTGGGAAGGTAAGCCGTTCACCTACAGCGTGAAAGTGGCCGATAAAGAAGACAAACAGATCGATCCGAAGAAGATACAGGTGCTTTATGCCTACAGCCCACAACCGGGTGCTGCGCCAACGGCTGGCCCTCAGCAGGGTCATCAGGATCTGGCGGCAATCGGCAACGGAACACTGGGTAAAACGCTCATTGCGAGTAGTGACTGCAAAGCTTGCCACACAATTGATAAACCCTCGGTTGGCCCCACATTTGTAGCGGTTGCCAGTCGTTACAAAGGTCAGCCCGGAACGGTAGAACGGTTAGCCAGGAAAATCATTGAAGGCGGGGGCGGTAGCTGGAGCAAAGATCATTTGATGAGTGCTCACCCGCAAATTCCGGTTCAGGATGCCCAGGAAATGGTGAAGTACATTTTCTCTCTGACTGATAAGCAAAACCAGAAAGCGGTTCCGCTGCAAGGAACACTGGCCTTAAACGAGCACAAAGCCGAAGATGCGCGTGGTCAATACACCTTATTGGCTTCTTACACCGATAATGGTGGTAAAGTCGTTGGCCCACTTACCAGCACCGACGTAGTGACGCTACGGAACGCTAAAGTTAAAACGCTGAATGCTGATGCTTACGTTGGTTTTCCGCGCTGGGGCAATCGGCTGGCGGCCGGTAATCACAAAGCCTATGTGCTGCTGAAAGATATTGACCTGACCAATATCAAGTCGCTCACCTACGACTATTCGTCAGTTAACAAAGATGGTGAAATTGAGATTCGGCTTGATTCCTACGCGGCTCCGGTTGTGAGTCGAACAGCCTATAAAGCCACTGGCGACTGGAAAACGAATAAGGAAGTGATAGGTAGTTTCGACAAACCGATCACCGGTAAACATGATGTCTATATTGTGGTCGTGAAACGCGATAAGCCGAACGATAACATCATTCAGCTAAACAGTATTCAGTTTAATGAGTGA
- a CDS encoding alpha-N-arabinofuranosidase, which produces MKKIALTLSFACLSLTVMAQNKVTLHADEGKHIISRHIYGHFAEHLGRCIYDGFYVGENNAKIPNKNGVRLDVVAALKKLKIPNLRWPGGCFADTYHWKDGIGAKAKRPKIVNTWWGGVTEDNSFGTHDFLNMCELLGTEPYLAGNVGSGTVQDLTEWVQYVNFEKNSPMSNLRQQNGRDKPWNVRYWGVGNEAWGCGGNMKPDYYANIYRQYSTFMNPKVGNEKIFRIASGASDNDYNWTETLMKNIPGNMMEGLAMHHYSVLSWGEGKKGSATQFTDQEYFKTMQQALLMDELIEKHSAVMDKYDPEKKIALIVDEWGGWYNVEPGTNPGFLYQQNTMRDAVLAGATLNIFHKHCERVRMANLAQAINVLQAVILTKGDKVLLTPTYHVLEMYNVHQDATMLPVTVKSDDFTLDKDKLPAVSVSASRDKAGKIHVSLVNIDPTKPQEISVDLKGLKATGVTGRILTSANVRDHNTFENLTKVKPVAFSGAKLNGDNLTVSLPPVSVVVVEL; this is translated from the coding sequence ATGAAAAAAATAGCCCTAACCCTATCTTTTGCCTGCCTGAGTCTTACTGTTATGGCTCAGAACAAAGTGACGCTTCATGCCGATGAAGGTAAGCACATCATCAGTCGGCATATCTATGGTCATTTTGCTGAACACCTCGGTCGCTGTATTTACGATGGCTTTTATGTAGGCGAAAACAACGCTAAAATTCCCAATAAAAATGGGGTTCGGCTGGATGTTGTCGCTGCGCTGAAAAAGCTTAAAATACCGAATCTGCGCTGGCCGGGCGGCTGTTTTGCTGATACCTACCACTGGAAAGATGGGATCGGGGCAAAAGCGAAACGCCCCAAAATTGTCAATACCTGGTGGGGTGGGGTTACGGAAGATAATAGCTTCGGAACGCACGATTTCCTGAATATGTGTGAGCTACTGGGTACGGAACCTTATCTGGCCGGTAACGTCGGCAGTGGTACGGTGCAGGACCTGACCGAGTGGGTACAGTACGTCAACTTCGAGAAAAATAGCCCAATGTCGAATCTGCGTCAGCAGAATGGCCGCGATAAACCCTGGAATGTGCGTTACTGGGGCGTCGGAAACGAAGCCTGGGGTTGCGGGGGAAACATGAAGCCCGACTACTATGCGAACATTTACCGGCAGTATAGCACATTCATGAACCCGAAAGTGGGCAATGAGAAAATTTTTCGGATTGCTTCGGGCGCCAGCGATAACGATTACAACTGGACCGAAACGCTCATGAAAAACATCCCCGGCAACATGATGGAGGGGTTAGCCATGCACCACTATTCGGTGCTGTCGTGGGGCGAAGGCAAAAAAGGATCAGCTACGCAGTTTACGGATCAGGAGTATTTCAAAACCATGCAACAGGCGTTGCTGATGGACGAGCTGATCGAAAAACACTCGGCAGTCATGGATAAATACGATCCGGAGAAAAAAATAGCGCTCATCGTCGACGAGTGGGGTGGCTGGTACAATGTTGAGCCGGGCACAAATCCGGGATTCTTATATCAGCAGAATACCATGCGCGATGCCGTTCTGGCCGGGGCGACGCTCAACATTTTCCATAAACACTGCGAACGCGTACGAATGGCCAATCTGGCTCAGGCGATCAATGTTTTGCAGGCGGTAATTCTGACAAAAGGCGATAAGGTATTGCTGACGCCGACCTATCACGTACTGGAAATGTATAATGTACACCAGGATGCGACGATGTTGCCGGTTACTGTAAAATCCGATGATTTTACGCTCGATAAAGATAAACTGCCTGCTGTGTCCGTCTCGGCTTCCCGCGACAAAGCGGGTAAAATTCATGTCTCGCTCGTAAACATCGATCCGACGAAGCCACAGGAAATTTCGGTTGATCTGAAGGGCCTGAAAGCTACTGGCGTAACGGGGCGTATCCTGACTTCCGCCAACGTCCGCGACCACAACACGTTCGAGAATCTGACCAAAGTGAAGCCCGTAGCGTTCAGCGGTGCTAAACTGAATGGCGACAATCTGACCGTAAGTCTGCCACCTGTATCGGTAGTCGTAGTAGAACTTTAA
- a CDS encoding group II truncated hemoglobin: MDQKSIPTLYEWAGGTDKLEQLTTLFYSKVFQDDLLEPVFRNMSPEHARHVAHFIGEVFGGPAAYTQNDHGSHANMVAHHVGKHLTEPMRKRWMALLLNSADELGLPDDPEFRSALVGYLEWGSRIAVLNSTATENPVQADEPMPKWDWGVPGGPYQP, encoded by the coding sequence ATGGATCAGAAATCAATTCCTACTTTATATGAATGGGCAGGTGGCACCGATAAACTGGAACAGCTAACAACCTTATTCTACAGCAAGGTTTTTCAGGATGACTTGCTGGAACCTGTCTTTCGGAACATGTCGCCCGAGCACGCCCGCCATGTAGCGCACTTCATTGGTGAAGTTTTTGGCGGGCCAGCGGCCTACACGCAGAACGACCACGGTAGCCATGCCAATATGGTAGCCCATCATGTTGGCAAACACCTTACCGAACCCATGCGCAAACGCTGGATGGCCCTGCTGCTGAACAGTGCAGACGAACTGGGCCTACCCGATGATCCGGAGTTCCGGTCGGCCCTGGTTGGGTACCTGGAATGGGGAAGCCGTATTGCGGTATTAAACTCAACGGCGACCGAGAATCCCGTTCAAGCTGATGAACCAATGCCTAAATGGGATTGGGGTGTTCCTGGCGGCCCCTATCAACCTTAG
- a CDS encoding L-ribulose-5-phosphate 4-epimerase produces the protein MYQSLKEECYEANMQLPKLGLVLFTFGNVSAVDRGRGVFAIKPSGVPYEKLQPNDIVICDYDAKIVEGTMRPSSDTKTHALLYKTWDKIGGISHTHSTYAVAWSQAGLDIPIFGTTHADHTHQDIPCAPALTDEMIQGDYEHETGHQIFNCFADKGLVNSEMEMVLLQNHGPFTWGKTAEKAVYNSAVLEELAKMAYLTLQINPNTPRIKDTLRLKHYERKHGTNAYYGQGC, from the coding sequence ATGTATCAGTCCTTAAAAGAAGAATGTTACGAGGCCAACATGCAGCTGCCAAAGCTGGGCCTGGTGTTGTTTACGTTTGGTAACGTCAGTGCAGTTGACCGTGGTCGTGGCGTATTTGCTATTAAACCCAGTGGTGTTCCCTATGAAAAACTACAGCCTAACGACATCGTTATCTGCGATTATGATGCAAAGATTGTGGAGGGGACAATGCGACCGTCGTCGGATACCAAAACCCACGCATTGCTCTACAAAACCTGGGATAAAATCGGTGGTATTTCGCATACACACAGCACCTACGCAGTTGCGTGGTCGCAGGCGGGTCTGGACATTCCGATTTTTGGAACGACCCACGCCGACCATACTCATCAGGACATTCCGTGTGCTCCGGCACTAACCGACGAAATGATTCAGGGTGATTATGAGCACGAAACGGGTCACCAGATTTTTAACTGCTTTGCCGATAAAGGCTTGGTAAATAGCGAGATGGAGATGGTTTTGTTGCAGAATCACGGACCATTTACGTGGGGAAAGACCGCCGAAAAAGCCGTCTATAATTCGGCTGTGCTCGAAGAATTAGCCAAAATGGCTTATCTGACTCTCCAGATCAATCCGAATACACCTCGCATTAAAGACACACTTCGACTGAAGCATTACGAGCGAAAACACGGTACGAATGCCTATTATGGGCAGGGATGTTAA